From one Lotus japonicus ecotype B-129 chromosome 3, LjGifu_v1.2 genomic stretch:
- the LOC130748844 gene encoding stem-specific protein TSJT1-like, which produces MLAIFHKAFAHPPEELNSPASHNNGSNKPKPPQETLNQFISNHLHNSCTMSFGHAAVLAYVRPDHPSSLHQRLFCGVDDIYCIFLGSLNNLSVLNKQYGLTKCTDEAMFVIEAYRTLRDRGPYPADQVVKDLDGSFAFVVYDSKVGTVFAALGSDGGVKLYWGIAADGSVVISDDLKVIKEGCAKSFAPFPTGCIFHSEGGLVSFEHPMHKLKAMPRIDSEGAMCGANFKVDKYARVNSIPRVGSQSNWMEWDQH; this is translated from the exons ATGTTGGCCATTTTCCACAAAGCTTTTGCTCATCCACCGGAAGAGCTGAACAGTCCTGCATCTCACAATAATGGCTCCAACAAGCCAAAGCCTCCACAGGAAACTCTCAACCAATTCATTTCCAATCATCTTCATAACTCTTGCACCATGAGCTTTGGCCATGCCGCTGTTCTGGCCTATGTTCGCCCTGATCACCCTTCCTCTCTTCATCAAag GTTGTTTTGTGGGGTTGATGACATATACTGCATCTTCTTGGGGAGCTTGAACAATCTGTCTGTGCTCAATAAGCAATATGGTTTGACAAAGTGTACTGATGAGGCCATGTTTGTGATTGAAGCTTATAGGACTCTCCGTGACCGTGGTCCATACCCTGCAGATCAAGTTGTCAAGGATCTTGATGGAAGCTTTGCCTTTGTTGTCTATGACAGCAAAGTTGGCACTGTCTTTGCAGCACTG GGTTCTGATGGTGGAGTGAAATTGTATTGGGGAATTGCAGCTGATGGATCTGTGGTGATCTCTGATGATCTAAAAGTCATAAAAGAGGGATGTGCCAAATCCTTTGCTCCCTTTCCAACAG GGTGTATTTTTCACAGTGAAGGAGGTCTGGTGAGCTTTGAGCATCCAATGCACAAGTTGAAGGCAATGCCAAGGATAGACAGTGAAGGGGCCATGTGTGGGGCCAACTTCAAAGTTGATAAGTATGCAAGAGTTAACAGCATTCCTCGAGTGGGAAGTCAATCCAATTGGATGGAGTGGGACCAGCATTAG
- the LOC130743144 gene encoding lanC-like protein GCR2 produces MADRFFPNEMPPFMAETTPQQALPSQTPLSDSLTTLLSLPHQTLAAKFQSAALHLKQSVVRETWGSSGNRVKDYTLYTGALGTAFLVFKAYLVTKNESDLNLCSEIVKACDSASACSSRVTFICGRAGVCALGAVVAKHNGDERLLNYYLRQFKKIELPRDLPYELLYGRAGYLWACSFLNKHIGEHTVPTPQMRSVVDEVLAAGRQLAHKGRCPLMYEWHGKKYWGAAHGLAGIMNVLMDMELKPDEVEDVKVTLRYMIKNRFPSGNYPSSEGNESDRLVHWCHGAPGLTLTLVKAAEVFGDKEFIQAAADAGEVVWKRGLLKKVGICHGISGNTYVFLSLYRLTGKVEYLYMAKAFGCFLLDRAQKLISERKMHGGDRPFSLFEGLGGMAYIFLDMIDPQLARFPGYEL; encoded by the exons ATGGCCGATCGCTTCTTTCCGAACGAGATGCCTCCCTTCATGGCAGAGACCACACCTCAACAAGCTCTTCCCTCCCAAACACCGCTATCAGACTCCCTCACCACCCTCCTTTCTCTTCCTCACCAAACACTCGCCGCAAAGTTCCAGTCTGCAGCATTACACTTGAAACAATCG GTGGTGAGGGAGACTTGGGGGTCCAGTGGGAATCGTGTGAAGGATTATACTCTTTACACGGGGGCTCTTGGGACAGCATTCTTGGTTTTCAAGGCCTATCTAGTAACCAAGAATGAGAGTGATCTTAACTTGTGCTCAGAGATTGTTAAGGCTTGTGATTCTGCTTCAGCATGTTCTAg CCGTGTGACGTTCATCTGTGGGCGTGCTGGTGTATGTGCTCTTGGTGCTGTCGTAGCTAAGCATAATGGTGATGAAAGGCTACTTAACTATTACCTAAGACAATTCAAAAAG ATTGAGCTACCTCGTGATTTGCCTTATGAGCTATTGTATGGCAGAGCAGGTTACTTATGGGCATGCTCATTCTTAAACAAGCATATTGGTGAACACACAGTGCCTACTCCTCAAATG AGATCGGTTGTGGATGAAGTTCTTGCAGCTGGTAGACAATTGGCTCACAAGGGAAGATGTCCTTTGATGTATGAATGGCATGGGAAGAAATACTGGGGTGCTGCCCATGGTCTTGCAGGAATTATGAATGTTCTGATGGACATGGAACTCAAGCCAGATGAGGTGGAAGATGTTAAGGTCACACTACGGTACATGATTAAGAATCGGTTCCCTAGTGGAAATTATCCCTCTAGTGAAGGAAATGAATCTGACCGTCTTGTGCATTGGTGTCATGGTGCTCCTGGACTCACTCTTACGCTTGTAAAAGCTGCTGAG GTTTTTGGGGATAAGGAATTTATACAAGCAGCTGCAGATGCAGGAGAAGTAGTGTGGAAGAGGGGTCTGCTTAAGAAAGTTGGAATCTGTCATGGCATTAGTGGGAACACCTATGTCTTTCTCTCCCTGTACAGATTGACCGGAAAGGTGGAGTACTTGTACATGGCTAAAGCATTTGGTTGCTTTCTACTTGATAGAGCACAGAAATTGATCTCAGAAAGAAAGATGCATGGAGGAGATCGCCCGTTTTCCTTATTTGAAGGTCTTGGAGGAATGGCATATATCTTTCTAGACATGATTGATCCTCAACTGGCAAGGTTCCCAGGCTATGAACTTTGA
- the LOC130743145 gene encoding protochlorophyllide reductase, chloroplastic, producing the protein MALQAASLVPASLSMLKEGKSLKDSTLFGLSLSEPLKADFSSSALRCKREFKQKFGAVRAETAATASPAVNSSAPEAKKTLRKGCVVITGASSGLGLATAKALAETGKWHVIMACRDFLKAARAAKSAGIAKENYSIMHLDLSSLDSVRQFVDNFRRSEMPLDVLVCNAAVYLPTAKEPTFTADGFELSVGTNHLGHFLLSRLLLEDLNKSDYPGRRMIIVGSITGNTNTLAGNVPPKANLGDLRGLAGGLNGLNSSAMIDGGDFDGAKAYKDSKVCNMLTMQEFHKRYHEETGITFASLYPGCIATTGLFREHIPLFRTLFPPFQKYITKGYVSEDEAGKRLAQVVSDPSLTKSGVYWSWNKTSASFENQLSQEASDPEKARKVWEVSEKLVGLA; encoded by the exons ATGGCTCTTCAAGCTGCTTCTTTGGTTCCTGCTTCTCTTTCCATGCTCAAAGAG GGAAAGTCTCTCAAGGACTCTACCCTTTTTGGCCTTTCATTATCAGAACCTCTCAAAGCTGATTTCAGCTCTTCTGCATTGAGGTGCAAG agagaattcaaacaaaaatttGGTGCTGTGAGGGCTGAGACTGCTGCTACAGCTTCTCCGGCGGTTAATTCGTCTGCACCTGAAGCCAAGAAAACATTGAGGAAGGGTTGTGTTGTGATTACTGGGGCATCCTCTGGATTGGGCCTTGCCACTGCCAAGGCTTTGGCTGAGACAGGAAAATGGCATGTGATAATGGCCTGCAGGGATTTCCTCAAAGCTGCAAGAGCTGCAAAATCTGCTGGAATAGCTAAGGAAAACTACAGCATTATGCACTTAGACCTCTCCTCTCTCGACAGCGTTCGCCAATTTGTAGATAACTTCAGGCGATCAGAAATGCCTCTGGATGTGCTTGTTTGCAATGCTGCTGTTTACTTGCCAACTGCTAAGGAACCTACATTCACTGCTGATGGCTTTGAACTCAGTGTTGGGACTAACCATCTAGGGCATTTCCTCCTCTCACGCCTGTTGCTTGAAGACTTGAACAAATCTGATTACCCGGGTAGGCGCATGATCATTGTCGGCTCAATCACAG GAAACACAAACACATTGGCTGGGAATGTAcctcccaaggctaaccttggTGACTTGAGGGGACTTGCGGGTGGCTTGAACGGGCTAAACAGTTCAGCCATGATAGATGGTGGAGACTTTGATGGGGCCAAGGCATACAAGGACAGCAAAGTCTGTAACATGCTCACGATGCAAGAGTTCCACAAGCGATACCACGAGGAAACCGGAATCACATTCGCGTCTCTTTACCCAGGTTGCATTGCCACAACAGGCTTGTTTAGAGAGCACATTCCCTTGTTCAGAACCCTGTTCCCTCCATTCCAGAAGTACATTACCAAAGGCTATGTCTCAGAAGATGAAGCAGGAAAGAGACTTGCACAG GTTGTGAGTGATCCAAGTCTCACAAAATCTGGTGTTTACTGGAGCTGGAATAAAACCTCTGCTTCATTTGAAAACCAGTTGTCTCAGGAGGCCAGCGATCCCGAGAAGGCTCGCAAGGTGTGGGAGGTTAGTGAGAAACTAGTTGGTTTGGCCTAA
- the LOC130743078 gene encoding uncharacterized protein LOC130743078, translating into MSRATVGDDGEEETECFYESHDRLLSLSSSCSCSNSNSDNEEQDNTTTATATATNCNYNFALNSYDVWISQPSSVEERRSRLLQNMGLSSDPSLSRRSNLNSIFRSKSDGGATANNINNLSSSSSSSSSFHSATSSSSVNNGIRGNGGGGGGGSPGKPPSGKNCRRSRSSSDSGDAAEKGWERACTIRDLDNGKEFVVKEVTEDGVLDEVKEVGTGRQLTMEEFEMTVGHSPIVQELMRRQNVEENKDGVDSGGGSSNGGGSGSGHGHGNGGGHGNGSKVKKKGGGWLKSIKSVASSMAGHKERRSSDERDTSSEKGGRRSSSATDDSQDGTFHGPERLRVRQYGKSCKEVTALYKSQEIQAHTGSIWSIKFSLDGKYLASAGEDCVIHVWQVVESERKGELLLMEKPEDVSVNMLFLVNGSPEPAAALLSPGLDINPERKRKGRSSVSRKSMSLDQLVVPENVFGLTEKPICSFQGHLHDVLDLSWSKSQHLLSSSMDKTVRLWHLSSKTCLKIFSHSDYVTCIQFNPVDDSYFISGSLDAKVRIWSIPDRQVVDWIDLHEMVTAACYTPDGQGALVGSYKGSCHLYDTSENKLQLKSQINLQNKKKKSHHKKITGFQFAPGSSSEVLITSADSRIRVVDGVDLVHKFKGFRNATSQISASLTANGKYIVAASEDSHVYIWKNEADCRPNRSKGVTVTSSYEHFHCKDVSVAIPWPGMGDAWDMHDTFSAEQPELDSNADEVVSTNHPPTPVEENFGTEGSRSASGYHNSPRHATIASATNSYFFDRISATWPEEKLVLAARNRSPRVSVDFSNGVSQKMSAWGMVIVTAGLRGEIRTFQNFGLPLRI; encoded by the exons ATGAGCAGAGCCACCGTTGGGGACGACGGCGAAGAAGAAACTGAGTGCTTCTACGAATCCCACGACCGCTTgctctctctttcttcctcttGCTCTTGCTCCAACTCCAACTCTGATAACGAAGAACAAGAtaacaccaccaccgccaccgccaccgccaccaattGTAATTACAATTTCGCCCTCAACAGTTACGACGTATGGATCTCTCAACCCTCCTCCGTCGAAGAACGCCGCTCCCGCCTCCTCCAAAACATGGGCCTCTCCTCCGACCCTTCCCTCTCCCGCCGCTCCAACCTCAATTCCATCTTCCGATCCAAATCCGACGGTGGCGCCACCGCCAACAATATCAACAAcctgtcttcttcttcttcttcttcttcttcttttcattcTGCTACCTCATCCTCCTCTGTGAATAATGGTATCAGGGGGaacggcggcggcggtggtggtggctccCCGGGGAAGCCGCCGTCCGGGAAGAATTGCCGGAGGAGTCGGTCGTCGTCGGATTCTGGTGATGCGGCGGAGAAAGGGTGGGAGCGGGCTTGTACGATAAGAGATCTTGACAACGGGAAGGAGTTTGTGGTGAAGGAGGTGACGGAGGATGGGGTGTTGGATGAGGTGAAGGAGGTTGGGACTGGGAGGCAGCTTACTATGGAGGAGTTTGAGATGACGGTGGGGCACTCGCCGATCGTGCAGGAGTTGATGCGGCGGCAGAATGTGGAGGAGAATAAGGACGGTGTTGATTCCGGTGGAGGGAGTTCTAATGGTGGTGGAAGTGGTAGTGGTCATGGTCATGGTAATGGTGGCGGTCATGGTAATGGGAGTAAGGTGAAGAAGAAAGGAGGGGGTTGGTTGAAGAGTATTAAGAGCGTTGCGAGCTCGATGGCGGGGCATAAGGAGAGGAGGAGCAGCGATGAGAGGGATACGTCGTCGGAGAAAGGCGGGAGGAGGTCGAGCTCCGCCACGGATGACAGCCAGGATGGTACATTTCATGGACCGGAGAGGTTGAGGGTGAGGCAGTATGGGAAATCATGTAAGGAGGTAACTGCATTGTACAAGAGCCAAGAGATTCAGGCTCACACTGGATCCATTTGGAGCATCAAGTTCAGTTTGGATGGGAAGTACCTTGCTAGTGCTGGTGAGGATTGTGTGATCCATGTTTGGCAGGTTGTGGAATCTGAGAGGAAAGGGGAGCTGCTGCTCATGGAGAAACCGGAGGATGTGAGTGTCAATATGCTGTTTCTTGTCAACGGGTCGCCGGAGCCGGCTGCGGCCCTGCTGTCTCCTGGGTTGGACATCAACCctgagaggaagaggaaggggaGGTCATCAGTTAGTAGAAAGTCAATGAGCTTGGACCAGTTGGTTGTTCCGGAGAACGTGTTTGGACTCACTGAAAAACCCATTTGCTCCTTTCAGGGCCATCTCCATGATGTGCTTGATCTGTCTTGGTCCAAGTCTCAG CACTTGCTTTCATCTTCAATGGACAAAACAGTGCGGCTGTGGCATTTGTCTAGCAAGACttgtttgaaaatattttcacacAGTGACTATG TAACTTGCATCCAGTTTAATCCTGTTGATGATAGCTACTTCATTAGTGGATCTTTAGATGCTAAGGTTCGCATTTGGAGCATTCCTGATCGACAAGTTGTTGATTGGATTGATCTGCATGAGATGGTCACTGCTGCTTGTTATACACCTGATGGTCAG GGTGCACTAGTTGGTTCATACAAGGGTAGCTGCCACTTATATGATACGTCCG AAAATAAATTGCAACTGAAAAGCCAGATCAATCtgcagaacaagaagaagaaatccCATCACAAAAAAATTACCGGTTTCCAG TTTGCCCCAGGAAGTTCGTCAGAAGTACTTATCACATCTGCTGATTCACGAATTCGGGTTGTTGATGGTGTTGATCTGGTTCACAAGTTTAAAG GCTTTCGAAATGCAACTAGCCAGATTTCAGCCTCCCTCACAGCTAATGGTAAATACATCGTCGCAGCGAGTGAGGATTCCCATGTATACATCTGGAAAAATGAAGCTGATTGCAGGCCTAACAGGAGTAAAGGCGTCACTGTCACAAGCTCATACGAACATTTTCACTGTAAAGATGTGTCGGTGGCCATTCCCTGGCCTGGAATGGGTGATGCATGGGACATGCATGATACATTCTCAGCAGAACAGCCTGAGCTCGATAGCAATGCTGACGAAGTTGTATCAACCAATCATCCTCCTACCCCTGTAGAGGAAAACTTCGGTACCGAGGGTTCACGATCTGCTTCAGGTTACCATAATAGTCCACGCCACGCAACCATCGCAAGCGCGACGAACAGTTACTTTTTCGATAGAATTTCTGCAACATGGCCTGAAGAAAAACTTGTTCTAGCTGCGAGAAATCGAAGCCCTCGTGTCAGCGTGGATTTCTCTAACGGGGTAAGTCAAAAAATGTCAGCGTGGGGTATGGTGATTGTAACTGCTGGCCTTCGAGGCGAAATCAGAACTTTTCAGAATTTTGGATTACCACTTCGAATATAA